A portion of the Thermotoga sp. genome contains these proteins:
- the atpF gene encoding F0F1 ATP synthase subunit B — translation MGFLEINWTSAAMLMLFVLMVYFLNKFLYTPFIEMAEKRRKKVESDLKSAEELKKEAEKMKEEAEKQLSEARQRAGEIVENARKEAESIIEDAREKAKREAQNIVDSAKTQIEVEYKKALEQIQERAAELSVILATKLLQRVFQDERAKKEYLIKILKEELERS, via the coding sequence TTGGGTTTTCTGGAGATAAATTGGACCTCAGCAGCAATGCTGATGCTTTTTGTACTGATGGTCTACTTTCTGAACAAGTTCCTTTACACTCCGTTCATCGAAATGGCTGAAAAAAGGAGAAAAAAGGTCGAAAGTGATCTGAAGAGTGCCGAAGAACTGAAAAAAGAAGCGGAGAAGATGAAAGAAGAAGCAGAAAAACAACTGTCAGAGGCTCGCCAGAGAGCTGGCGAAATAGTCGAGAATGCAAGAAAGGAAGCAGAGTCGATAATTGAAGACGCCAGAGAGAAAGCAAAGAGGGAAGCACAGAACATTGTGGACTCCGCAAAAACACAGATAGAAGTCGAGTACAAAAAAGCTCTGGAGCAGATTCAGGAACGTGCGGCGGAGCTCTCTGTGATTCTGGCCACCAAGTTGCTCCAGAGGGTCTTCCAGGATGAAAGAGCGAAGAAAGAATACCTCATCAAAATCCTCAAAGAGGAGCTAGAAAGGTCATGA
- a CDS encoding DUF3242 domain-containing protein — translation MKWLLLPMIILLLSSCSFFQIEVPPDAYSVDTALQILENQEYKLIDMKDVDQYKDVEMKGKVAVFESKTGNALLLYVHKGEDAKKVWKAINKKSGFLSVRSILELPNMGKFSTVLNGKKIVAWWKKSWFFIAEGRNEVDEFVKHVYRVYGVLKE, via the coding sequence GTGAAATGGCTCCTTCTACCGATGATCATTCTCCTTCTTTCTTCCTGCTCGTTTTTCCAGATAGAGGTACCTCCTGATGCTTACTCGGTGGACACCGCACTCCAGATATTGGAGAACCAGGAATACAAATTGATAGACATGAAGGATGTAGATCAGTACAAAGACGTAGAAATGAAGGGAAAAGTGGCGGTGTTCGAATCGAAGACCGGTAATGCCCTGCTTCTCTACGTGCACAAGGGCGAAGATGCCAAGAAAGTGTGGAAGGCAATAAACAAGAAGTCGGGATTTCTCTCGGTGAGGAGTATTCTGGAGTTACCGAACATGGGAAAGTTTTCCACGGTGTTGAACGGAAAAAAGATCGTCGCCTGGTGGAAGAAGAGCTGGTTTTTCATTGCAGAAGGTAGAAACGAAGTGGATGAGTTTGTGAAACACGTGTACAGGGTGTACGGGGTGTTGAAAGAATGA
- a CDS encoding F0F1 ATP synthase subunit C: protein MENLGDLAQGLALLGKYLGAGLCMGLGAIGPGMGEGNIGAHAMDAMARQPEMVGTITTRMLLADAVAETTGIYSLLIAFMILLVV from the coding sequence ATGGAGAACTTGGGTGATCTCGCACAGGGATTGGCACTGCTTGGAAAATATCTTGGAGCCGGACTTTGTATGGGACTGGGTGCCATAGGGCCGGGTATGGGAGAAGGTAACATAGGTGCCCATGCGATGGACGCCATGGCAAGGCAGCCTGAGATGGTCGGTACCATCACCACGAGAATGCTCCTTGCCGACGCCGTGGCAGAAACAACGGGTATATACTCGCTCCTCATAGCCTTCATGATCCTCCTCGTGGTGTGA
- a CDS encoding F0F1 ATP synthase subunit delta: protein MKLSAVAGRYARAFLGIAIENEKEGEYLRFLDFVCEVYESNRDLFDNPIVKPEKKVALIEDVLRDFGEEMDEYQERFLILLFERKRQKLLRNIRDLFEYEKILSEQKVPADLKIAHAPEDEELSLLRKFIRKYALRDPVFKTTVDESLIAGAVVEFEGFRLDTTVQGRLKKISQEALKRGEIS from the coding sequence ATGAAGCTCTCCGCAGTAGCCGGAAGGTACGCCAGGGCTTTTTTGGGCATCGCCATTGAAAACGAAAAAGAAGGCGAGTATCTGAGATTTCTGGACTTTGTTTGTGAAGTTTACGAATCGAACAGAGACCTGTTCGATAATCCGATTGTAAAACCAGAAAAGAAAGTGGCTTTGATAGAAGATGTGTTGAGAGACTTTGGAGAAGAAATGGACGAATACCAGGAGAGATTCCTGATCCTTCTTTTTGAAAGAAAAAGACAGAAACTGCTCAGAAACATTCGGGACCTGTTCGAGTACGAAAAAATACTTTCAGAGCAGAAAGTGCCCGCCGATCTGAAAATAGCGCACGCTCCAGAAGACGAGGAGTTGTCCCTCCTCAGAAAGTTCATACGAAAATACGCCCTCAGAGATCCCGTGTTCAAAACGACTGTGGACGAATCTCTAATAGCGGGAGCAGTTGTGGAGTTTGAAGGGTTCAGATTGGATACAACTGTGCAGGGCAGATTGAAGAAGATCTCTCAAGAAGCCCTCAAAAGGGGTGAGATAAGTTGA
- a CDS encoding AtpZ/AtpI family protein, whose translation MNISKNLFRDFGKYNMVVMFTTTLISNIVVGALLGYYLDKWTFKNGILLFVFTILGIFSGLYNGFKILLKESERYDKSEKANKKDDNGNSDAGTG comes from the coding sequence ATGAACATTTCGAAGAATCTTTTTCGGGACTTTGGAAAGTACAACATGGTTGTTATGTTCACAACAACGTTAATATCGAACATAGTCGTGGGAGCTTTGCTGGGTTACTACCTGGACAAATGGACGTTTAAAAACGGAATTTTACTCTTTGTTTTTACAATTTTAGGGATTTTTTCGGGTTTGTATAACGGTTTCAAAATACTCCTGAAAGAATCCGAGAGGTATGATAAAAGTGAAAAGGCTAACAAAAAAGATGACAACGGCAATAGTGATGCTGGGACTGGTTGA
- a CDS encoding chemotaxis protein CheX, translating to MDAKMVNALVGSVYETIRDVLRVEPKLGKPSAVTRIEIPHSVVTVIGITGDMEGSLIYSFSSETALRVVSAMMGMEYGQLDELAMSAIGELGNMTAGKLAMRLEALDKHVDITPPTVVSGRDLRIKSFGAILKLPISVFSNEDFDLHLSVKSGG from the coding sequence ATGGATGCGAAGATGGTGAACGCCCTCGTTGGATCCGTGTACGAAACCATAAGAGACGTTCTGAGAGTGGAACCAAAACTTGGGAAGCCTTCTGCAGTAACACGCATCGAGATCCCTCACTCGGTGGTAACCGTCATCGGAATAACAGGTGACATGGAAGGAAGTTTGATTTATTCCTTCTCTTCTGAAACCGCCTTGAGGGTTGTTTCTGCGATGATGGGAATGGAGTACGGTCAACTCGACGAGCTCGCCATGAGTGCTATAGGAGAGCTTGGAAATATGACAGCTGGGAAGCTTGCCATGAGACTTGAAGCTCTTGACAAACACGTCGACATCACACCGCCCACGGTGGTAAGCGGAAGAGACCTCAGAATAAAAAGCTTTGGAGCTATTTTGAAACTGCCGATCTCTGTTTTCTCAAATGAGGACTTCGATCTTCATCTGTCTGTGAAGAGTGGAGGGTGA
- a CDS encoding ATP synthase subunit I, whose product MIKVKRLTKKMTTAIVMLGLVETFIFSLISGFEKGWGPILGSGGAIANLFSLKRDIEKMVSKRTTRGWVFGYLGRYTFSAALLLIGGLISLETLLGVFIGLMNLKIVSFVAWRWMD is encoded by the coding sequence ATGATAAAAGTGAAAAGGCTAACAAAAAAGATGACAACGGCAATAGTGATGCTGGGACTGGTTGAAACATTCATTTTCAGTTTGATCTCCGGCTTCGAGAAAGGATGGGGGCCAATTCTTGGAAGTGGTGGAGCGATTGCGAATCTCTTTTCTTTGAAGAGAGATATAGAGAAGATGGTATCCAAGAGGACGACAAGAGGCTGGGTCTTCGGATACTTGGGCAGGTACACGTTCAGCGCGGCTCTTCTTCTAATAGGTGGATTAATTTCACTCGAAACCCTCTTGGGTGTCTTCATCGGGCTGATGAATCTGAAAATTGTTTCTTTCGTCGCCTGGAGGTGGATGGATTGA
- the polA gene encoding DNA polymerase I — translation MARLFLFDGTALAYRAYYALDRSLSTSTGIPTNAVYGVARMLVKFIKEHITPERDYAAVAFDKRAATFRHKLLETYKAQRPKTPDLLIQQLPHIKRLIEALGLKVLEVEGYEADDIIATLAVKGSALFGEIFIITGDKDMLQLVNEKIKVWRIVRGISDLELYDSKKVKERYGVEPQQIPDFLALAGDEIDNIPGVTGIGERTAVQLLSKYRNLEDILEHVRELPQRVKKAILKDREAAILSRKLANLETNVPIRIDWEEIRYRGYDKKKLLSILKELEFASIMKELQLYEEVEPTGYEIVKDQRAFEDLVKKLKEVPSFALDLETSSLDPFNCEIIGISVSFKPKAAYYIPLHHRSAQNLDEGLVLSKLKEILEDPSSKVVGQNLKYDYKVLMVKNISPVHPHFDTMIAAYLLEPNEKKFNLEDLSLKFLGYKMTSYQELMSFSSPLFGFSFADVPVDKAANYSCEDADITYRLYKMLSMKLHEAELENVFYKIEMPLVNVLARMELNGVYVDTEFLKKLSEEYGKKLEELAEKIYRIAGEPFNINSPKQVSKILFEKLGIKPRGKTTKTGDYSTRIEVLEEIANEHEIVPLILEYRKIQKLKSTYIDTLPKLVNPKTGRIHASFHQTGTATGRLSSSDPNLQNLPTKSEEGKEIRKAIVPQDPNWWIVSADYSQIELRILAHLSGDENLVRAFEEGVDIHALTASRIYSVKPEEVSEDMRRVGKMVNFSIIYGVTPYGLSVRLGIPVKEAEKMIISYFTLYPKVRSYIQQVVTEAKEKGYVRTLFGRKRDIPQLMARDKNTQSEGERIAINTPIQGTAADIIKLAMIDIDEELRKRNMKSKMIIQVHDELVFEVPDEEKDELVDLVKNKMTNVVKLSVPLEVDISIGKTWS, via the coding sequence ATGGCGAGATTGTTTCTCTTTGATGGCACAGCCTTGGCTTACAGGGCGTATTACGCCCTGGACAGATCACTCTCCACATCTACGGGAATTCCAACGAACGCTGTCTATGGTGTTGCAAGGATGCTTGTGAAGTTCATAAAGGAACACATAACACCTGAAAGAGACTACGCAGCTGTGGCCTTCGACAAAAGGGCAGCGACGTTCAGGCATAAACTTCTTGAGACATACAAGGCACAAAGGCCGAAAACACCGGATCTTCTGATTCAACAACTTCCTCATATCAAACGTTTGATAGAAGCGCTCGGCCTCAAAGTACTGGAAGTGGAAGGGTACGAGGCAGACGATATCATTGCTACGCTCGCGGTGAAAGGATCCGCGTTGTTCGGCGAGATATTCATAATAACCGGCGATAAAGACATGCTTCAACTCGTTAATGAAAAGATAAAAGTGTGGAGGATTGTGAGGGGAATTTCAGATCTCGAGCTCTACGATTCGAAGAAAGTGAAGGAAAGGTATGGAGTAGAACCCCAGCAAATACCTGATTTTCTCGCACTGGCGGGGGACGAGATCGACAACATTCCCGGTGTGACAGGAATAGGAGAGAGGACTGCTGTGCAGCTGCTCAGTAAGTACAGGAACCTTGAGGACATTCTAGAACATGTCCGTGAGCTTCCTCAAAGAGTGAAAAAAGCCATTCTGAAAGACAGAGAAGCTGCCATCCTCAGCAGGAAACTTGCGAACCTGGAAACAAACGTACCCATAAGAATAGATTGGGAGGAGATCAGATACAGGGGATACGATAAGAAAAAACTCCTTTCGATATTGAAAGAGCTGGAGTTCGCTTCCATAATGAAGGAGCTGCAGCTGTACGAGGAAGTAGAACCCACCGGATATGAAATCGTGAAAGATCAAAGAGCGTTCGAAGATCTTGTCAAGAAGTTGAAGGAGGTTCCATCCTTTGCTCTGGACCTGGAAACGTCTTCCCTCGACCCGTTCAACTGCGAGATAATCGGCATTTCCGTGTCCTTCAAGCCGAAGGCAGCGTATTATATACCGCTCCATCACAGAAGCGCTCAAAATCTTGATGAAGGATTAGTTCTGTCGAAGTTGAAAGAGATCCTCGAAGATCCATCTTCGAAAGTTGTGGGACAGAACCTGAAGTACGACTACAAAGTATTGATGGTGAAGAACATATCACCGGTTCACCCTCATTTCGACACGATGATAGCCGCGTACCTGCTGGAACCGAACGAGAAGAAGTTCAACCTCGAAGATCTGTCACTGAAGTTCCTCGGATACAAGATGACGTCCTATCAGGAACTGATGTCGTTTTCTTCACCCCTCTTTGGCTTCAGCTTTGCGGATGTTCCTGTCGACAAGGCCGCGAACTATTCCTGTGAAGACGCTGATATCACTTATAGGCTCTATAAAATGCTCAGCATGAAGCTTCACGAAGCGGAATTGGAGAACGTTTTCTACAAAATAGAAATGCCCCTTGTGAATGTTCTTGCCCGCATGGAACTGAACGGAGTGTACGTGGACACGGAATTTCTGAAAAAGCTCTCAGAGGAGTACGGCAAAAAACTCGAAGAACTTGCCGAAAAGATCTACCGAATAGCCGGTGAGCCTTTCAACATCAACTCTCCGAAGCAGGTCTCAAAGATTCTTTTCGAGAAGTTAGGGATAAAACCTCGTGGTAAAACTACGAAAACGGGAGACTATTCCACCAGAATAGAGGTGCTAGAAGAAATAGCAAACGAGCACGAGATAGTGCCTCTCATTCTCGAGTACAGAAAGATCCAAAAGTTGAAATCAACTTATATAGACACTCTCCCAAAACTCGTGAATCCAAAAACTGGCAGGATCCATGCGTCTTTCCACCAAACCGGTACCGCAACCGGTAGATTGAGCAGTAGCGATCCGAACCTTCAAAATCTTCCAACGAAGAGTGAAGAGGGAAAGGAAATCAGAAAAGCAATAGTGCCTCAGGATCCAAACTGGTGGATCGTCAGTGCGGATTACTCCCAAATAGAGCTCAGGATCCTTGCCCATCTCAGCGGTGATGAAAATCTTGTCAGAGCTTTCGAAGAAGGTGTTGATATACACGCTTTGACCGCCTCCAGGATCTACAGCGTAAAACCAGAAGAAGTGAGTGAAGACATGCGCCGGGTTGGGAAGATGGTGAACTTCTCCATAATATACGGCGTCACCCCGTACGGTCTGTCTGTAAGACTCGGAATACCAGTTAAAGAAGCGGAAAAGATGATCATCAGCTATTTTACGCTGTATCCGAAAGTGCGAAGCTACATCCAGCAGGTCGTTACGGAGGCAAAGGAAAAAGGCTATGTGAGAACTCTCTTTGGAAGGAAAAGGGATATTCCTCAACTCATGGCAAGGGATAAAAACACCCAATCCGAAGGTGAAAGGATCGCTATAAACACTCCTATCCAAGGCACAGCGGCGGATATTATAAAATTGGCTATGATAGATATAGACGAAGAGTTGAGAAAAAGAAATATGAAATCCAAGATGATCATTCAGGTTCATGACGAGCTGGTTTTTGAGGTTCCCGACGAGGAAAAAGATGAACTCGTTGATCTGGTAAAGAACAAAATGACAAACGTGGTGAAACTCTCTGTACCTCTGGAAGTTGATATAAGCATCGGGAAAACATGGTCTTGA
- the lepA gene encoding translation elongation factor 4, with amino-acid sequence MYRPDLIRNICIIAHIDHGKTTLVDRILEITNTVDSRKMREQYLDMMDIERERGITIKAQPVKVMYRAEDGNTYEINIIDTPGHVDFSYEVGRSMAACEGAVLLVDATQGVEAQTVAHTYLAIEHDLEIIPVINKIDLPNANIDETALEIKDLLGVKEDEILLVSAKEGTGVKELLETIVKKVPPPKGNVDGKLEALIFDAKYDNYKGVIVHTRLFDGQVKPGDCIMTFSNKKVYEVQEVGVFSPEMTPTDALSAGEVGYIIAGIKEVADARVGDTITSADDPVEEPLPGYKEIKPMVFAGMFPGLPEYYEELRKALEKLKLNDSALYFEPTMSPAMGFGFRCGFLGPLHMDVVKERIEREFDLAVILTAPNVRYKVILRNGKELEITDPSKFPDEGEILEVYEPYVDLSIITPTDYIGPLINLVQNEKRGELRTTENAGKNRVILKFDAPLSEIIYDFFDKMKAVSRGYASMDYEFKEYRKSDLVKVTILVNKEPVDALSFIVHRSKAYPMARKMVEKLKELIPRHQFQIPIQAKAGGRIIARADIKALRKDVLAKCYGGDVTRKMKLLEKQKEGKKKLREIGRVTIPQEAFLALLKIGEGDEK; translated from the coding sequence GTGTACAGACCTGACCTGATCAGGAACATCTGCATAATCGCTCACATAGATCATGGGAAAACTACCCTTGTGGACAGGATTCTGGAAATCACCAACACGGTGGACAGTCGAAAGATGAGAGAACAGTACTTGGACATGATGGACATAGAGAGAGAACGCGGTATTACGATAAAAGCCCAACCGGTGAAGGTCATGTACAGAGCAGAAGACGGAAACACCTACGAGATAAACATAATCGACACGCCAGGTCACGTGGACTTCTCGTACGAAGTGGGAAGAAGTATGGCAGCCTGTGAAGGGGCTGTGCTGCTTGTGGACGCAACACAGGGAGTGGAGGCACAAACTGTTGCTCACACCTATCTCGCCATAGAGCACGACCTGGAAATAATTCCCGTGATAAACAAGATAGATCTTCCAAACGCCAACATCGATGAGACAGCTCTGGAGATAAAGGATCTCCTCGGAGTCAAAGAAGACGAGATACTGCTTGTCAGCGCAAAAGAAGGGACCGGAGTCAAGGAGCTTCTTGAGACTATCGTAAAGAAAGTTCCTCCGCCAAAAGGAAACGTTGATGGAAAGCTGGAAGCCCTGATCTTTGACGCCAAGTACGACAATTACAAGGGCGTTATCGTACATACTCGCCTTTTTGACGGACAGGTTAAACCCGGTGACTGCATCATGACGTTTTCAAACAAGAAGGTGTACGAAGTTCAAGAAGTGGGAGTGTTCTCACCGGAGATGACACCGACGGATGCGCTCAGTGCAGGAGAGGTCGGATACATAATAGCTGGTATAAAAGAAGTGGCTGACGCTCGTGTGGGAGATACCATAACGTCTGCTGACGACCCGGTGGAAGAACCGCTTCCCGGATACAAGGAGATAAAACCCATGGTATTCGCGGGGATGTTCCCGGGGCTTCCAGAGTACTACGAAGAGCTGAGGAAGGCTCTCGAAAAGTTAAAGCTGAACGATTCCGCCCTGTACTTTGAGCCAACCATGTCTCCTGCCATGGGATTTGGTTTCAGGTGTGGCTTTCTCGGTCCTCTTCATATGGACGTGGTGAAAGAAAGGATAGAGAGAGAGTTCGACCTGGCAGTCATTTTAACGGCTCCGAACGTCAGATACAAAGTCATTTTGAGAAACGGAAAAGAACTGGAAATTACCGATCCTTCGAAATTTCCAGATGAAGGTGAGATCTTAGAGGTGTACGAACCTTACGTTGATCTCTCGATAATAACTCCAACTGACTACATAGGTCCTCTCATCAACCTTGTTCAGAACGAAAAAAGAGGGGAACTGAGAACAACAGAGAACGCAGGAAAAAACCGTGTGATACTGAAGTTTGATGCTCCGCTTTCGGAGATAATATACGACTTCTTTGATAAAATGAAGGCAGTGAGCAGGGGTTACGCCTCGATGGACTACGAATTCAAAGAGTACAGGAAGAGCGACCTGGTGAAAGTGACGATACTGGTCAACAAAGAACCGGTCGACGCGCTCTCCTTCATCGTCCACAGATCGAAAGCCTATCCAATGGCACGAAAGATGGTGGAAAAATTGAAAGAGTTGATCCCAAGGCATCAATTCCAGATACCGATCCAGGCAAAAGCGGGAGGTAGAATAATAGCAAGAGCCGATATAAAAGCGCTCAGAAAAGATGTCTTGGCCAAGTGCTACGGTGGAGATGTAACGAGAAAGATGAAACTTCTGGAGAAGCAAAAAGAAGGTAAGAAAAAACTCAGGGAAATAGGACGCGTCACCATTCCTCAAGAGGCGTTCCTGGCCCTTTTGAAGATAGGAGAAGGTGATGAAAAGTGA
- a CDS encoding carboxymuconolactone decarboxylase family protein, whose product MEYRKFVETRRKLNEKVLSKGTLNTKRFFNLDTAVYSTGKLDAKTKELMGLVASMVLRCDDCIRYHLVRCVQEGLSDEEIFEAFDVALVVGGSIVIPHLRRAVSFLEELRRMQKNGEIVSL is encoded by the coding sequence ATGGAGTACAGAAAATTCGTCGAGACCAGACGCAAGCTGAACGAGAAAGTACTGTCGAAAGGAACGTTGAACACCAAACGATTCTTCAACCTGGATACCGCCGTGTACAGCACAGGAAAACTCGATGCAAAAACCAAAGAATTGATGGGGCTTGTTGCATCAATGGTTTTAAGATGTGATGACTGCATAAGATACCACCTCGTGAGATGTGTACAGGAAGGGCTGAGTGATGAGGAGATCTTCGAGGCCTTCGACGTCGCCCTCGTAGTAGGAGGATCGATCGTGATTCCTCATCTGAGGCGAGCGGTGAGTTTTCTGGAGGAGCTCAGGAGGATGCAGAAGAATGGCGAGATTGTTTCTCTTTGA
- the atpB gene encoding F0F1 ATP synthase subunit A: MKITFTKKEKIFLTVFITLYIVVAILNIQQLKRTPMEEIFGGLGKRWIVDINGFRFNPMTIIMGTGIAILLISIAYRLRKFEIVPNRKQAFMESILEMFYEIVDESIPDKRFVKLTFVIATTLFLFIALSNVIGGAVPGINVVAAEDGSIQKITLFSDVWPAPTGDLNTNLTYAIFVLIVSHVFAIKSKGFKEWLKSWFYPNPVMFPINLIGELAKPISHSLRLFGNIGGGAILVYILSYMTKYFFAPIVFWGFFGIFVGLVQAFVFSMLAVAYISSQLS; this comes from the coding sequence TTGAAGATCACGTTCACCAAAAAGGAGAAAATATTTCTGACAGTTTTCATAACGCTTTACATAGTGGTTGCGATTTTGAATATCCAACAACTGAAAAGAACGCCAATGGAAGAGATCTTCGGCGGTCTTGGAAAAAGGTGGATAGTGGACATAAACGGTTTCAGATTCAATCCTATGACGATAATAATGGGAACTGGCATAGCTATTCTTCTCATATCCATCGCGTACAGGTTGAGGAAGTTCGAGATCGTACCAAACAGAAAACAAGCCTTCATGGAATCTATCCTTGAGATGTTCTACGAGATCGTTGACGAATCGATTCCGGACAAGAGGTTCGTAAAGCTCACCTTTGTGATTGCAACTACGCTCTTTCTTTTCATCGCTCTCTCCAACGTGATCGGTGGAGCGGTGCCTGGAATAAACGTCGTCGCAGCCGAAGATGGCTCCATCCAGAAAATCACTCTCTTTTCCGACGTCTGGCCTGCTCCTACAGGAGATCTGAACACGAATCTCACCTACGCCATTTTCGTTTTGATTGTCAGCCACGTGTTTGCAATAAAGTCCAAAGGATTCAAGGAATGGTTGAAATCGTGGTTTTATCCGAATCCTGTGATGTTTCCTATAAATCTCATAGGCGAGCTGGCAAAACCCATTTCTCACTCCTTGAGGTTGTTTGGTAACATAGGTGGTGGAGCGATACTCGTTTACATTCTCTCTTACATGACGAAGTACTTCTTCGCACCCATCGTCTTCTGGGGATTCTTTGGAATATTCGTGGGTCTGGTGCAGGCTTTCGTGTTCAGCATGCTCGCTGTTGCATACATCAGTTCACAACTTTCGTGA